The following coding sequences lie in one Cloeon dipterum chromosome 1, ieCloDipt1.1, whole genome shotgun sequence genomic window:
- the uex gene encoding unextended protein isoform X2, whose protein sequence is MDGRLYVSIVWCLSCFVVSTIKSSPVHDLYTTRRLFSTNYDDDYRTNYQDYDQSEQWPQQQGTAAKLTRGARNTDNHNDLQVTGLRVEAAERDPTYDENGVPVLLVGMTARIRLFGTGFTDTTWAAVTAVPGDRGDNCQHPSEDVYLVEPKSKTNTSVQVKVRLPSTARDGTTFYICTKASNGSRWLYAGDSDEPWLQVKAFQKLLPLWLSIVIIVFLLVLSGLFSGLNLGLMALDKTELKIVGNTGTETERKHAKAIEPVRSHGNYLLCSLLLGNVLVNSSLTILMDDLTSGAVAVIGSTIAIVIFGEIVPQAICSRHGLAVGARTVYITKTFMFITAPLSYPISLLLDKILGKEIGNVYNRERLKELIKVTNEYNDLEKEEVNIISGALELKEKVVRDVMTSIDDAFMLPEDAVLDFETLNEIREKGYSRIPVHEIGNRYHIVNILYAKDLAFVDSRLNMPVSVFCKFHPRNFEFVFEDVTLDHMLKLLREGSKGHMAFVLKVVTQDERDPYYDLVGLVTLEDIIEEMIKAEIVDETDMWSDNRTKRQLDRNTYNVSLFIGKREKQKLVLSPQLTLAAFQFLCTSVSPFKPEVISLTALRKLLEEDVNRQIKLKRRGIVQDPQNLVIYEKCKPSNYFVLILEGQAEVSIGNENLVFVARPFTTFGTEFFLTVSESPLVITPPSLPEYQPAEFLPDYTVRAHTDVTFIKIPVSLYIAAVRATKLDKLREDGGALEDLDLSMQDAPLMGNSSSPGTGNGPVTVKERERFLSSGQISPLPPSPSESQGLLPQENTQF, encoded by the exons GCTGACCCGCGGTGCTCGCAACACCGACAACCACAATGATCTGCAGGTGACAGGACTCAGGGTGGAGGCAGCTGAGCGTGATCCCACTTACGATGAGAATGGAGTGCCTGTCCTCCTGGTGGGTATGACGGCCAGAATCAGACTGTTTGGCACAGGATTCACTGACACTACCTGGGCTGCCGTCACCGCTGTTCCTGGTGATCGCGGCGATAATTGCCAACACCCCTCTGAAGATGTTTATCTG gtcGAACCAAAAAGCAAAACGAACACGTCAGTGCAGGTCAAAGTGCGTCTACCCAGTACGGCGCGTGACGGCACCACCTTCTACATCTGCACCAAAGCTAGCAACGGCAGCCGATGGTTGTATGCGGGAGACAGCGACGAGCCCTGGCTCCAAGTCAAG GCGTTCCAAAAGTTGCTGCCACTGTGGCTCAGCATCGTCATCATCGTTTTCCTGCTGGTTCTCTCTGGCCTCTTTTCGGGACTCAATCTGGGACTGATGGCTCTGGACAAAACTGAGCTCAAGATCGTGGGCAACACCGGCACCGAGACTGAGAGAAAACACGCCAAGGCGATTGAGCCAGTGCGTTCGCACGGCAACTACCTGCTGTGTTCACTACTTTTAG GTAACGTGCTGGTGAACTCATCGCTGACCATTCTGATGGACGACCTGACTTCGGGAGCGGTGGCCGTCATCGGATCAACCATCGCCATCGTCATTTTCGGTGAGATAGTGCCGCAGGCGATCTGCTCCAGACACGGCCTGGCCGTCGGCGCCCGGACGGTGTACATTACTAAAACGTTCATGTTCATCACCGCGCCCCTTTCTTATCCAATCTCGCTGCTGTTGGATAAAATTTTGGGCAAGGAGATCGGAAACGTGTACAATAGAGAGCGTCTAAAAGAACTCATCAAg GTCACAAATGAATACAATGACTTGGAAAAGGAAGAGGTGAATATCATTTCTGGTGCGCTTGAGCTGAAGGAAAAAGTGGTGCGAGACGTGATGACCAGCATTGATGACGCCTTCATGCTCCCCGAAGACGCggttttagattttgaaactttaaatGAGATAAGAGAAAAAG GTTACTCTCGAATTCCGGTCCACGAGATTGGCAACAGGTACCACATTGTCAACATCTTGTACGCCAAGGACCTGGCATTCGTCGACTCGCGGCTAAACATGCCCGTCAgtgtgttttgcaaattcCACCCTCGTAACTTTGAGTTTGTGTTTGAGGACGTCACCCTCGACCACATGCTCAAGTTGCTCCGTGAAG GCTCAAAGGGACACATGGCTTTCGTTCTCAAAGTTGTTACTCAAGATGAAAGGGATCCGTACTACGATCTCGTAGGTTTGGTTACACTGGAGGACATCATCGAGGAAATGATCAAAGCGGAAATCGTGGATGAGACAGATATGTGGT CCGACAACCGGACGAAGCGTCAGTTGGATAGAAATACGTACAACGTGTCACTGTTCATCGGCAAACGAGAGAAGCAAAAGCTCGTCCTTTCACCCCAGCTAACCTTGGCCGCTTTCCAATTTCTCTGCACAT CGGTGTCTCCATTCAAGCCTGAGGTTATTTCACTCACTGCTTTGCGGAAACTTCTCGAGGAAGATGTTAACCGACAGATTAAACTGAAAAGGAGGGGCATTGTGCAGGATCCACAAAATCTTGTTATTTACGAAAAG TGTAAGCCATCCAACTATTTTGTACTCATTCTTGAGGGCCAGGCTGAGGTTTCAATAGGAAATGAAAATCTGGTTTTCGTCGCACGTCCGTTCACAACCTTTGGAACAGAATTTTTCCTGACAGTCA GCGAGTCTCCCCTTGTTATTACGCCGCCAAGTTTGCCCGAATACCAGCCAGCAGAGTTTTTGCCTGATTATACTGTCAGGGCTCATACAGACGTCACTTTCATCAAAATACCAGTGTCCTTGTACATTGCTGCGGTCCGGGCGACGAAACTGGACAAGTTGCGAGAAGACGGAGGCGCCTTAGAGGACCTGGATCTTTCAATG CAGGATGCTCCGCTAATGGGAAACTCCAGCAGTCCGGGCACAGGCAACGGACCAGTCACGGTCAAGGAGAGGGAGCGTTTCTTGAGCTCCGGTCAGATTTCACCACTTCCGCCGAGCCCTAGCGAGAGTCAAGGTCTGCTGCCGCAAGAAAATACGCAGTTTTAG
- the uex gene encoding unextended protein isoform X3: protein MDGRLYVSIVWCLSCFVVSTIKSSPVHDLYTTRRLFSTNYDDDYRTNYQDYDQSEQWPQQQGTAAKLTRGARNTDNHNDLQVTGLRVEAAERDPTYDENGVPVLLVGMTARIRLFGTGFTDTTWAAVTAVPGDRGDNCQHPSEDVYLVEPKSKTNTSVQVKVRLPSTARDGTTFYICTKASNGSRWLYAGDSDEPWLQVKAFQKLLPLWLSIVIIVFLLVLSGLFSGLNLGLMALDKTELKIVGNTGTETERKHAKAIEPVRSHGNYLLCSLLLGNVLVNSSLTILMDDLTSGAVAVIGSTIAIVIFGEIVPQAICSRHGLAVGARTVYITKTFMFITAPLSYPISLLLDKILGKEIGNVYNRERLKELIKVTNEYNDLEKEEVNIISGALELKEKVVRDVMTSIDDAFMLPEDAVLDFETLNEIREKGYSRIPVHEIGNRYHIVNILYAKDLAFVDSRLNMPVSVFCKFHPRNFEFVFEDVTLDHMLKLLREGSKGHMAFVLKVVTQDERDPYYDLVGLVTLEDIIEEMIKAEIVDETDMWSDNRTKRQLDRNTYNVSLFIGKREKQKLVLSPQLTLAAFQFLCTSVSPFKPEVISLTALRKLLEEDVNRQIKLKRRGIVQDPQNLVIYEKCKPSNYFVLILEGQAEVSIGNENLVFVARPFTTFGTEFFLTVSESPLVITPPSLPEYQPAEFLPDYTVRAHTDVTFIKIPVSLYIAAVRATKLDKLREDGGALEDLDLSMDAPLMGNSSSPGTGNGPVTVKERERFLSSGQISPLPPSPSESQGLLPQENTQF, encoded by the exons GCTGACCCGCGGTGCTCGCAACACCGACAACCACAATGATCTGCAGGTGACAGGACTCAGGGTGGAGGCAGCTGAGCGTGATCCCACTTACGATGAGAATGGAGTGCCTGTCCTCCTGGTGGGTATGACGGCCAGAATCAGACTGTTTGGCACAGGATTCACTGACACTACCTGGGCTGCCGTCACCGCTGTTCCTGGTGATCGCGGCGATAATTGCCAACACCCCTCTGAAGATGTTTATCTG gtcGAACCAAAAAGCAAAACGAACACGTCAGTGCAGGTCAAAGTGCGTCTACCCAGTACGGCGCGTGACGGCACCACCTTCTACATCTGCACCAAAGCTAGCAACGGCAGCCGATGGTTGTATGCGGGAGACAGCGACGAGCCCTGGCTCCAAGTCAAG GCGTTCCAAAAGTTGCTGCCACTGTGGCTCAGCATCGTCATCATCGTTTTCCTGCTGGTTCTCTCTGGCCTCTTTTCGGGACTCAATCTGGGACTGATGGCTCTGGACAAAACTGAGCTCAAGATCGTGGGCAACACCGGCACCGAGACTGAGAGAAAACACGCCAAGGCGATTGAGCCAGTGCGTTCGCACGGCAACTACCTGCTGTGTTCACTACTTTTAG GTAACGTGCTGGTGAACTCATCGCTGACCATTCTGATGGACGACCTGACTTCGGGAGCGGTGGCCGTCATCGGATCAACCATCGCCATCGTCATTTTCGGTGAGATAGTGCCGCAGGCGATCTGCTCCAGACACGGCCTGGCCGTCGGCGCCCGGACGGTGTACATTACTAAAACGTTCATGTTCATCACCGCGCCCCTTTCTTATCCAATCTCGCTGCTGTTGGATAAAATTTTGGGCAAGGAGATCGGAAACGTGTACAATAGAGAGCGTCTAAAAGAACTCATCAAg GTCACAAATGAATACAATGACTTGGAAAAGGAAGAGGTGAATATCATTTCTGGTGCGCTTGAGCTGAAGGAAAAAGTGGTGCGAGACGTGATGACCAGCATTGATGACGCCTTCATGCTCCCCGAAGACGCggttttagattttgaaactttaaatGAGATAAGAGAAAAAG GTTACTCTCGAATTCCGGTCCACGAGATTGGCAACAGGTACCACATTGTCAACATCTTGTACGCCAAGGACCTGGCATTCGTCGACTCGCGGCTAAACATGCCCGTCAgtgtgttttgcaaattcCACCCTCGTAACTTTGAGTTTGTGTTTGAGGACGTCACCCTCGACCACATGCTCAAGTTGCTCCGTGAAG GCTCAAAGGGACACATGGCTTTCGTTCTCAAAGTTGTTACTCAAGATGAAAGGGATCCGTACTACGATCTCGTAGGTTTGGTTACACTGGAGGACATCATCGAGGAAATGATCAAAGCGGAAATCGTGGATGAGACAGATATGTGGT CCGACAACCGGACGAAGCGTCAGTTGGATAGAAATACGTACAACGTGTCACTGTTCATCGGCAAACGAGAGAAGCAAAAGCTCGTCCTTTCACCCCAGCTAACCTTGGCCGCTTTCCAATTTCTCTGCACAT CGGTGTCTCCATTCAAGCCTGAGGTTATTTCACTCACTGCTTTGCGGAAACTTCTCGAGGAAGATGTTAACCGACAGATTAAACTGAAAAGGAGGGGCATTGTGCAGGATCCACAAAATCTTGTTATTTACGAAAAG TGTAAGCCATCCAACTATTTTGTACTCATTCTTGAGGGCCAGGCTGAGGTTTCAATAGGAAATGAAAATCTGGTTTTCGTCGCACGTCCGTTCACAACCTTTGGAACAGAATTTTTCCTGACAGTCA GCGAGTCTCCCCTTGTTATTACGCCGCCAAGTTTGCCCGAATACCAGCCAGCAGAGTTTTTGCCTGATTATACTGTCAGGGCTCATACAGACGTCACTTTCATCAAAATACCAGTGTCCTTGTACATTGCTGCGGTCCGGGCGACGAAACTGGACAAGTTGCGAGAAGACGGAGGCGCCTTAGAGGACCTGGATCTTTCAATG GATGCTCCGCTAATGGGAAACTCCAGCAGTCCGGGCACAGGCAACGGACCAGTCACGGTCAAGGAGAGGGAGCGTTTCTTGAGCTCCGGTCAGATTTCACCACTTCCGCCGAGCCCTAGCGAGAGTCAAGGTCTGCTGCCGCAAGAAAATACGCAGTTTTAG
- the uex gene encoding unextended protein isoform X1, which translates to MDGRLYVSIVWCLSCFVVSTIKSSPVHDLYTTRRLFSTNYDDDYRTNYQDYDQSEQWPQQQGTAAKLTRGARNTDNHNDLQVTGLRVEAAERDPTYDENGVPVLLVGMTARIRLFGTGFTDTTWAAVTAVPGDRGDNCQHPSEDVYLVEPKSKTNTSVQVKVRLPSTARDGTTFYICTKASNGSRWLYAGDSDEPWLQVKAFQKLLPLWLSIVIIVFLLVLSGLFSGLNLGLMALDKTELKIVGNTGTETERKHAKAIEPVRSHGNYLLCSLLLGNVLVNSSLTILMDDLTSGAVAVIGSTIAIVIFGEIVPQAICSRHGLAVGARTVYITKTFMFITAPLSYPISLLLDKILGKEIGNVYNRERLKELIKVTNEYNDLEKEEVNIISGALELKEKVVRDVMTSIDDAFMLPEDAVLDFETLNEIREKGYSRIPVHEIGNRYHIVNILYAKDLAFVDSRLNMPVSVFCKFHPRNFEFVFEDVTLDHMLKLLREGSKGHMAFVLKVVTQDERDPYYDLVGLVTLEDIIEEMIKAEIVDETDMWSDNRTKRQLDRNTYNVSLFIGKREKQKLVLSPQLTLAAFQFLCTSVSPFKPEVISLTALRKLLEEDVNRQIKLKRRGIVQDPQNLVIYEKCKPSNYFVLILEGQAEVSIGNENLVFVARPFTTFGTEFFLTVSESPLVITPPSLPEYQPAEFLPDYTVRAHTDVTFIKIPVSLYIAAVRATKLDKLREDGGALEDLDLSMYMLQQDKTCDELIASPASEVQDAPLMGNSSSPGTGNGPVTVKERERFLSSGQISPLPPSPSESQGLLPQENTQF; encoded by the exons GCTGACCCGCGGTGCTCGCAACACCGACAACCACAATGATCTGCAGGTGACAGGACTCAGGGTGGAGGCAGCTGAGCGTGATCCCACTTACGATGAGAATGGAGTGCCTGTCCTCCTGGTGGGTATGACGGCCAGAATCAGACTGTTTGGCACAGGATTCACTGACACTACCTGGGCTGCCGTCACCGCTGTTCCTGGTGATCGCGGCGATAATTGCCAACACCCCTCTGAAGATGTTTATCTG gtcGAACCAAAAAGCAAAACGAACACGTCAGTGCAGGTCAAAGTGCGTCTACCCAGTACGGCGCGTGACGGCACCACCTTCTACATCTGCACCAAAGCTAGCAACGGCAGCCGATGGTTGTATGCGGGAGACAGCGACGAGCCCTGGCTCCAAGTCAAG GCGTTCCAAAAGTTGCTGCCACTGTGGCTCAGCATCGTCATCATCGTTTTCCTGCTGGTTCTCTCTGGCCTCTTTTCGGGACTCAATCTGGGACTGATGGCTCTGGACAAAACTGAGCTCAAGATCGTGGGCAACACCGGCACCGAGACTGAGAGAAAACACGCCAAGGCGATTGAGCCAGTGCGTTCGCACGGCAACTACCTGCTGTGTTCACTACTTTTAG GTAACGTGCTGGTGAACTCATCGCTGACCATTCTGATGGACGACCTGACTTCGGGAGCGGTGGCCGTCATCGGATCAACCATCGCCATCGTCATTTTCGGTGAGATAGTGCCGCAGGCGATCTGCTCCAGACACGGCCTGGCCGTCGGCGCCCGGACGGTGTACATTACTAAAACGTTCATGTTCATCACCGCGCCCCTTTCTTATCCAATCTCGCTGCTGTTGGATAAAATTTTGGGCAAGGAGATCGGAAACGTGTACAATAGAGAGCGTCTAAAAGAACTCATCAAg GTCACAAATGAATACAATGACTTGGAAAAGGAAGAGGTGAATATCATTTCTGGTGCGCTTGAGCTGAAGGAAAAAGTGGTGCGAGACGTGATGACCAGCATTGATGACGCCTTCATGCTCCCCGAAGACGCggttttagattttgaaactttaaatGAGATAAGAGAAAAAG GTTACTCTCGAATTCCGGTCCACGAGATTGGCAACAGGTACCACATTGTCAACATCTTGTACGCCAAGGACCTGGCATTCGTCGACTCGCGGCTAAACATGCCCGTCAgtgtgttttgcaaattcCACCCTCGTAACTTTGAGTTTGTGTTTGAGGACGTCACCCTCGACCACATGCTCAAGTTGCTCCGTGAAG GCTCAAAGGGACACATGGCTTTCGTTCTCAAAGTTGTTACTCAAGATGAAAGGGATCCGTACTACGATCTCGTAGGTTTGGTTACACTGGAGGACATCATCGAGGAAATGATCAAAGCGGAAATCGTGGATGAGACAGATATGTGGT CCGACAACCGGACGAAGCGTCAGTTGGATAGAAATACGTACAACGTGTCACTGTTCATCGGCAAACGAGAGAAGCAAAAGCTCGTCCTTTCACCCCAGCTAACCTTGGCCGCTTTCCAATTTCTCTGCACAT CGGTGTCTCCATTCAAGCCTGAGGTTATTTCACTCACTGCTTTGCGGAAACTTCTCGAGGAAGATGTTAACCGACAGATTAAACTGAAAAGGAGGGGCATTGTGCAGGATCCACAAAATCTTGTTATTTACGAAAAG TGTAAGCCATCCAACTATTTTGTACTCATTCTTGAGGGCCAGGCTGAGGTTTCAATAGGAAATGAAAATCTGGTTTTCGTCGCACGTCCGTTCACAACCTTTGGAACAGAATTTTTCCTGACAGTCA GCGAGTCTCCCCTTGTTATTACGCCGCCAAGTTTGCCCGAATACCAGCCAGCAGAGTTTTTGCCTGATTATACTGTCAGGGCTCATACAGACGTCACTTTCATCAAAATACCAGTGTCCTTGTACATTGCTGCGGTCCGGGCGACGAAACTGGACAAGTTGCGAGAAGACGGAGGCGCCTTAGAGGACCTGGATCTTTCAATG TATATGCTCCAGCAAGATAAGACATGTGACGAACTCATAGCATCGCCAGCTTCTGAAGTCCAG GATGCTCCGCTAATGGGAAACTCCAGCAGTCCGGGCACAGGCAACGGACCAGTCACGGTCAAGGAGAGGGAGCGTTTCTTGAGCTCCGGTCAGATTTCACCACTTCCGCCGAGCCCTAGCGAGAGTCAAGGTCTGCTGCCGCAAGAAAATACGCAGTTTTAG
- the Slbp gene encoding histone RNA hairpin-binding protein, with amino-acid sequence MLQVLMPSDAVESPAAEKMTEYQSWADMADSNSSMNRTPIKEERLSSEDECLDSKPNRAFKKIDFGTDESPMKTESPAKGCQSPDLMNCSPVKTPIKTEPQSTSGRRNVDVTKRLWSSPRRREREARLPKLGLAISPRRPLCPPDSPVMSPRDLKRKRPKDLFNGGSPAGSLCSSPGDRGVFSPRPKKINMDELETDPLILSRRDKQIDYGKNTEGYRRYIEMVPKPKRTPNHPHTPPRDLKNSRRGWDGCIRKWRQQLHEYDPPNDDDDLDNLDTMSEASLDMGSDNQSEISYPGSGSRQRVPRPSSTISLDEAAN; translated from the exons ATGCTGCAG GTTCTGATGCCATCTGACGCAGTAGAAAGCCCAGCTGCCGAGAAGATGACCGAGTACCAAAGTTGGGCTGATATGGCTGACAGCAACTCGTCGATGAACAGAACGCCGATCAAGGAAGAAAGGCTCAGTAGTGAAGACGAGTGTCTCGACTCTAAACCAAATCGCGCATTCAAGAAGATAGACTTTGGCACTGACGAGAGCCCCATGAAGACTGAATCCCCGGCAAAGGGATGTCAATCTCCTGACCTGATGAATTGCAGTCCCGTCAAAACCCCTATCAAAACAGAGCCGCAAAGCACCAGCGGCAGGAGAAATGTGGATGTGACCAAGAGACTGTGGTCCAGCCCCAGGCGAAGGGAAAGGGAGGCCAGGCTACCTAAACTGGGTTTGGCCATATCCCCCAGACGCCCCCTCTGTCCTCCAGACAGTCCTGTGATGAGTCCTCGCGACCTGAAAAGAAAGCGACCCAAAGACCTTTTCAATGGTGGCAGTCCAGCCGGTTCCCTCTGCTCGTCCCCAGG GGACCGTGGAGTATTCAGCCCTAGGCCTAAGAAGATAAACATGGATGAATTAGAAACTGACCCATTGATCCTGAGCAGGAGGGACAAGCAAATCGATTATGGCAAGAATACTGAAGGTTATCGCAGATACATAGAGATGGTTCCTAA GCCCAAGAGAACCCCCAACCATCCTCATACACCCCCCAGAGACCTGAAGAACAGTCGAAGAGGGTGGGATGGTTGTATCCGAAAGTGGCGGCAACAACTGCATGAATATGACCCTCccaatgatgatgatgatctTGACAA CCTGGACACAATGTCTGAAGCTTCGCTTGATATGGGCAGTGACAATCAATCCGAGATCTCATACCCAGGCAGTGGCTCTAGGCAAAGAGTCCCGCGCCCCTCTAGCACCATATCTTTGGATGAGGCCGCCAATTGA